The sequence AGTTCGGCGACCCACTCAACGGCCACTTTCGCCAACTGGCGTTGGAGCCGACGCAACTCGGTTCCGTCGGCCGCCCAATCCGGTGGGGGCCGCGAGGCGTGGATACCCATCAACCCGGCCAACACGGATGCCCAGGCGGCAGGTTGAGGGAGAACATGCGGGGTTGGGGCGTGGCAGGCTCTCATGTCGAGCAATGCAGTGGCGACGTCGAGGTAGCGGTTCCCGCGAGACACATACTCCCAATCAACGATCACCGGTCCGCGCTTCGTGAAGCAGAGGTTGCCGGCACCAAGGTCTGCGTGGATGAGATCGTCCCCCGACAGGTCTATCTTTGACGACAACTCGATCAGCCGGGTGCCATGTCGGGCGATCCACTCCAAATCCACGATGCCGAGACCCGTGATCTTTGCTGGATCCGCCGTGATTTCCGACCAAGGCGATACTTCGAGGGGCGGCATCGCTTCGAGATCGAAGGGCACTCTGGTGTCGGCGATCCGGGTCAGTGTGGGGAAGAGAATGCTCGACTCGGCCGGCCACGGCGGCGGCCACTGAGCCTTCGATAGATCTTCGAGGATGAGAATCGGTTCGGGACCGTCCTCCCATGCCCATACGACCGGGAGCCAGTCGGCCTCGAGCGCGGCGTACAGGCTGTGCTCCGTCCGCAGGGACCGGGCGGTTCGCTCATCGGCAGCCGCCTTGACGAAAACCCTGGTGCCCGCTTCGGTGGTCACCATACCCCGCCACGACCGAGTGTGGCCCCCGGTCGGCTGCTGCACGTCGATGACCGGGCTGTCGAGCAGACGTTCGAGGCGCTCGGGTGGATTCATGTACCTGCAACGAAAGCCGATCGTCCGCCGGTGGTCAACATGTAGGGTTTGGATCGTGGCTTTCTCTGAGGCTTCGGTCCCGGTGCGTTCCGACCTCGCCGCTGCGCTGCGACAAGTGTGGGCGAGCCTGGCGGCACCCGGGACGTGGTGGTCGGGTGTCGAGCGGGTCGCCATCGCCGGCGCGGCCAGGGGCCAGGCGACCGACGTCATTCCGGCCTCCGCCGGGGCAGCTGCCCGGACGGTGTACGCAGATATCACCGCCACCTCGCGGGACTGGGTGGACAACTTGATACAGGATGGTCTGGGGATTCCGGCTTTCATCGAGATCATCGGGATCGTCAGCCGCCTGGCGGCGGTCGACGAATTCAGCAGAGCGCTCGGGCAATCGGTCGAACCCCTTCCGGATCCGCTTCCCGGCGACCCATCCTTCGAGCCGGCTCCTCCGGCCAGACCCGGCCGGTCGTGGCTCCCGACGGCCGGTCCGGCCTCGATCACCCAGTCGCTCAGCCTGGTGCCGGCCGAATCTGCCGCGCAGGAGGACCTCCATGGGCCCTTGTACCTGACCTATGAGCAGATGGGCGATTTGAGATTCCGGCGGGAACTCACCCGTCCTCAGATGGAACTCGTTGCCGCCCGCGTGTCGGCGGTCAACGAGTGCTTCTACTGAGTGCTTTCACACACGATGATGCTCCGGGCGAGCAGCGAGGCATTTTCATATCAGGTTGATCTGCGGTCCGTGACGGACCCCTCAGTAGATCCTTTGCTTCCGCATGGTTCGGTCCTGATCGAATTCACCGATGCGGTTCTGGAGAGACGGGACGCCGGCACGATGCGGCGGGAAGTCATCGCAACCCTCGGTGAGGCCGGGTTGACCGGAGCAGCCGGGGTGATCGCCAACTTCTCGATGATGAATCGGATCGCCGATGCCACCGGGATGCCGACCGGCCGGGGCACTTTGGCACGAACCGCAGATGTCCGCGCCGCACTTGGACTCGATCGTTTCATGCATGACTAGCTCGCCGCGCACGTTGCAGGTTCGTGCGATTCGTTGTCGCCGTTCCAGGTTCTGAGTTGTAGGTCCTGAATTGCGGGTCGAGCGCGTGGTGTGCCGGCCGGGCTTAGACGCCGGGTCGCCAGATATCGCGAATGAAGCCGGGGCCGAGTAGTGACGCGTACGACACTGCAGTTTCTACGAACACCAGGTCGGGATTGTCCGGGGACTGGAAGAACGGAATCGGGTCGTAACCCAGGACGCCGTCTTCCCACAGTCGGTGACGGGCCGCTTCCGAGTCGTGGAGTGTCGCTACCCCGCGGGCGAACAACTCGCCGGGACCAGACCCGGACGTGACCGGCCAGTGGAACGTTATGTTCGGGTTGCCTCGTAGGTTCCGAACCTTCCGGCTGGCCGAGCGCGACCCAAACCAGATCGTTCCTTCGGTGAATCCCGGCGAAACCGGCGCAACGTGCGGTCGACCGTCCGGCCCACTGGAGGCCGCCTACGTGACCCAGTCGATATCGCCGGCCGCCTGCACCAATTCATCCCACGTCATGGGCGAAGTCTATTGAGTCATGGAGATTCGGCGATCGAGCACAACCGACTACTGCCTGTTGCCTACTGCCACCGGCCATCCTCCACCAGAATGGGCTCATGACACTCCTGCTCAGCGACATCGTCGAGGTCTCTTCTCGGGTGGCGGCCACTCGCAGACGAACGGAGAAGATTGCTGCGCTGGTGGACCTCTTCTCGCGAGCCGGGGAGGCGGACGTGCCGATCATGGTGGCGATGCTCTCCGGTGCAGCAAGGCAGGGAAAGATCGGGGTCGGCTACCGCGCAGTCTCGAGCATCAGGGCCGAACCGGCCGGGACCCCCACCGTCACAATCGTCGAGGTCGACCAAATCCTCACCGCACTGAAAGACAGGCGCGGTGAGGGTTCGCAGGCGGACCGGGAAAGCCTCTTGACGGATCTCTTCGGGCGCTGCACGGCACCGGAACAAGATTTCCTCAAACGGCTGCTCGTCGGAGGAGTCCGCCAGGGAGCACTCGAGGGGATCATGACCGATGCCGTGGCGGCGGCTGCTGGTGTTCCGGCCGCCGCCGTCCGCAGAGCGTTGATGATGTTGCCAGACCTGGGCCGGGTTGCGACGGTCGCGTTGGCCGGGGGAGCCGGAGACCTGGCAGGAATCGGGCTGGAAGTGCTTCGCCCGATCCAGCCCATGCTGGCCAAGACGGCGGCTTCAGCGACTGCTGCGGTCCAGGCGGAGGGACTCTCGTCGGTTGAGTGGAAACTCGACGGAGTCCGCATCCAGGTGCATCGGGCGGGGTCCGTCGTGCGGATCTACACGCGCAATCTCAACGACGTGACCGAGCGATTGCCGGACGTGGCGGATGTGGTGCTCGGCTTCGGGTCCGAACATTTCGTACTCGACGGAGAGGTCATTTCCCTGACTGCAGGCAACGAACCGCGTGCGTTTGTCGAAACGATGAGCCGGTTTGGAACCGAGCATCGTGACGGCGAGGAGGCGCCGGTCGTACCGTTCTTCTTCGACGTGCTGCATGAGGGCGGGCAGGACCTCATCGACCTGCCGCTCTCGGCCCGTCAGGAAGTTCTCGATCAGGTGGTCCCGGCGGCATACCGGGTCACTCGCGTTATCACCGACCAAGAGGATCGGGCAGAACGCACGCTGGTGGAAGCCAGAGCAGAGGGACACGAGGGGATCATGGTCAAACGCCTCGACTCGTCCTATGAGGCGGGAAGGCGCGGCGCTACCTGGCTCAAGGTCAAACCTGCGAACACCCTCGATCTCGTTGTTCTGGCCGTGGAGTGGGGGAGCGGGCGGCGTCAAGGATGGCTGTCGAATATCCACCTCGGTGCGCGCGAGGCAGCAACCGGCGACTTCATCATGCTCGGAAAGACGTTCAAGGGGATGACGGATGAGATGCTCGAGTGGCAAACGGGGCGGTTCCTCGAGTTGGAGACCCACCGGGACGGTCACGTCGTGCACGTGCGTCCCGAACAGGTGGTAGAGATTGCGTTCGACGGGATTCAGGCCAGCTCCCGCTATCCCGGTGGCATGGCATTGCGCTTCGCACGGGTCAAGAGCTACCGCCACGACAAGGCGGCCCGGGAGGCCGACACCGTCGACACAGTCAGGGCAATCTTCGAGAAGTAAGAGTGGCACATCCGGATGGACTTGAGTTCTGCCAGGCTGGGTCGGACGCCGATCGGAGCGATAATGAGTGTGTCCGAATACCCGTATACGAGCGAAGGCGACTTCGTTGCCTACGACGTGGGTCGATCCTCAGAGGAGACCATGCGAGGGGCCGCTCGTTCGTTTTTCGAACTCATGAACCGGCGCAGGTCGATCCGAACGTTCAGTTCAGATCCCGTTCCTCGCGACCTCATCGAACTCGCCGTCCTGGCGGCAGGTACCGCTCCATCGGGAGCACACCAGCAACCCTGGACCTTCGTTGCCGTGGGTGATCCAGACCTCAAGCGACGGATTCGCCTGGCGGCCGAGGATGAGGAGCGGACTAACTATCTCGAAGGGCGGATGCCGGACGACTGGAAACGGGACGTCGCCCGACTCGGTACGTCTTGGCAGAAGCTCTTTCTCGAAGGCGCCCCCTGGTTGGTGGTCCTGTTCGAGCAACGCTACGGGCTCGCCGATGACGGATCCCGGACAAAGCATTACTACGCAAAGGAATCCGTCGGCATTGCAGCCGGCCTGTTCATCACCGCGCTTCACACTATGGGCCTGGCGACGCTCACTCACACGCCCAGTCCGATGGCGTTCCTATCCAGACTTCTGGACCGCCCGGTCAACGAGCGACCCTTCGTGTTGTTCCCGATCGGGTATCCGGCGGAAGGATCGGTGGTGCCCAGACTCGATCGCAAGCCTCTGGCCGAGATCATGGTCGAGTGTGAGGCTTGAGAATGGCCGGCTTCGTCGAGATCAACGACCCGGCAGATGAAAGGTTGGACGACTACAGGGCGCTGCGGACGTCCGGCAGGCCCACCGAAACCGATTCCGGAGCATTCCTGTGCGAGGGGATCCGCGGAGTCGAGCGGTTGCTCGACTCCGACATGGTGATTCGGTCGGTGCTTGTAACAAGTACCAAGCTCGACAGACTCGGGTCGCGCCTCGCCGACCGTGATGTGACGGTACTGGTCGCGTCGCAGGAGGTGCTCAACGCCACGGTCGGATTCAACATCCACCGTGGGGTGATCGCCTCGGCGTTGCGGCGCCCGTCGATGGCGGTGCACGATCTGCTCTCTGGTTTCGGAACCGTGGCCGCCCTCGAAGGCATCAACGACCACGAGAATCTGGGGGCCATTTTCCGCAGCGCCCTGGCCCTCGGCATCGACGGCGTCATCCTCGACTCAGCGTGTGGCGACCCCTATTACCGGCGGGTTGTGCGGGTTTCCATGGGGGCCGCCTTCACTTTGCCGTTTGCCAGAATTGTGGCACCGGCCGATCTCGTCGATGTGCTGGATGGGGCCGCATTTGCCTCGATTGCGCTCACTCCCGATCCCACTGCGCTACCGATTGACCGGTTGGTGCTGGCGGAAGGGGAGCGTCCCGCCCTGCTGTTGGGGGCGGAGGGAGATGGGCTTCGTCGGGAGACGCTGGAGCGGGCGACCTACCGGGTGCGGATCCCGATTCGTGAAGGGGTCGACTCGCTCAACGTCGGGCACGCGGCGGCGGTGGCGTTCCACCGCTTCGGGTCGGTCTAGCCGGTTAGTTGGTGGAAGGGGGCCAGACCGGGTTCGAACAGTCTTCAAACGAATCGGCCATATCATTCGAACTCCCGCCACCGAAGGTGACGATCGGAGTTGATGCGGACCGATCCTCAGCTACACAGAACCAGGTCCCGGTCTCGCTGAACGTCACCAACAGCACCCGATCCGGCTCTGCGATGAATCCGACGACATCCGGTGTGGTCACCAGCGGCCCGTCCACGTACGAGACACTCGGTTCACGCAGGTCGAGTGTTTCGGTGGTCAAACCCGAGAAAGTGTCTTCGCCGGTATGGAACAACTGGGCGGCAATCAGAACGTCGTTGAGGTGGTTCTTGGCCCGGTCGTCTGCCAGCACATCGCCGGGAATGATCAGACCTTCTGCCGGGGGCACGATGGCAATCACGGCCCCGAGTTCGTTGATGCGGGCGGAGACCGTGACGGTTACGAAGCCGATGCCGTCGTCTGCAGTTGCGGCCATTTCAAAGGCGAGCACGAGTCCGTCTGCATCGACCCACACATCCGTAGTACCTTCGAAGTCGACGGTGATGCCGAGCCCGGCGGCGAGCTGGTCGGCAACGACCGGCCCGGGGAAGATGGGGGGCCCCTCGAAGTGCGAGGCGACGCGCGCGGCGACCGTTTCCTCTCCGACATATTCGAATTCGCCGGCCGAGTTGGCGACTTCTGCATGGATTGCACCCAGCCAGGTCACGTCGTCGACCGTCTCGTCGATCGGCACAAACGGGCCCATGCCCGTGCGAGACAGAACCGAGCCATCTTCGAGGAAGTAGATTTCGCCCTGGGTGGTGACTCCGGCGGCGGTGATCTCGCCGTTGACGCGCGTCCGGCGGGGCTCGGCGGTATGCACTGCATTGGCGATGGATCCGACATCGCCGAAGGTCTCGCCCGCCTGGAACGAGTAGGTGTAGGCAGTCGTGCTCGAGTACGAGTCGACGGCAGCCAGCCTGAAGACGTCGGGATCTGCTGCGACGGTCAGTGGCCTGGATTCGCCGCATGCGGCGAGCACCAGGGTGATGGCAAGGGCGGACAGGAGGTAACGCATGTAACGCTCGGGGGTGGGAGGCCATGGAGTGTAGACCTCATCGGGATTCTTACGGAAGTTGGAGCAATTGGATCGTGTTGCCGTCGGGATCGCTCAGTGTGGCGATCCGGCCTCCCCACGACTCGGACTCCGGAGGTCGGGTGAACGGAACACCGAGTTTCTGGAGCCTCATGAACGACTCGGCGATGTCCTCAACCGCCAGGTTGATCATGAGTCGGAGCGGATCGGTGGCCCGGCCCCAGACTTCATCGTGCACTCCGATGGTCAACCGGAACGCCCCGAATTCGAACGAAACATGATCGGGGCGCCTGGTGGCAGGTTCGAGTCCGAGCGTGTGCTCGTAGAAGTTGGCCAGAGTGGCGAAGCGCGAGGATTCGGTCCAGATGATCACCCCGGCGGGGGTCGGCGCCGGCTCACTCACTCGCCCGGTCCGGGCCGTCGGTGCTCGCATCGTCGAGGTCGATGCCGAGGGATTTGGCCAGGTCCCGTAGCTGCCGCTCGAGGAGCGTGACCCGATCGACCAGGGAGTTGGTCGGAGGCGAGGCGGCCGGTTGGGCAGACTCCTCGAACCCTTCCACCAGCAGGGTTCGATACCGGTTCTCCTTCTGACCGGCCGCCCGGGGCAGGCGCTCGGCGAGAGGTATTGCCCTGGCCATCAGATCGTCGAGGACTACCTCGATCGCCTCCGGAGTTTTGGCGACTTCGAAGTAGCGCTCGGTCCGTCCCCGCAGTTCACCGGGGGTCTGCGGTCCTCGTAGGAGAAGCACCGCCAGGATCGCCAGTTGCTCGTCGTCTATCTCATAGGTGTCTTCTGCTCTGTGTAGGTACTTGGTGGTCCGGCCGCCGCTAGAACGCGCCAGGCCGATCAGGCCCTTGGAGTCGAGAGAGCGCAGTGCCCGTTCGACGGTTAGCTCGTCGTACTCGACGACCGGCTGTCGGTTTGTTTTCTGGTTGCAGGCCGCCACCAGCGCGTTGACGGTCAACGGGTAATACTCGGGAGTCGTCCGTTCCTTCTCGACGAGGCAACCGAGGACCCGGGCTTCTTCGGGACTGAGTGATTCCATGGGTATCAAGCGTAGGCGTCGGTCGTGGCCCGACATAGTGGAGAGTTCGAGCTTAGGATCGCCATTCGTTTGTCCAGGAGGTCCATCCGTGTCTCGCGTCCGTATTGCCGTCCAGATTCATCCGCAGCAGGGTTCGTACGCTGCCATCCACGATGCCTTGAAAGAAGCAGAGGACCTGGGCGTGGATATCGCCTACAACTGGGATCACTTCTATCCGCTCTACGGTGACCCCGACGGTCAACACTTCGAGGCATGGACGATGTTGGGTGCATGGGCGGAGCAGACCGAGCGAATCGAGATAGGGCCGCTCGTGACCTGTAACTCGTATCGCAATCCCCAGTTGCTCGCCGATATGGCGCGGACTGTGGACCACATTTCGAACGGCCGGCTGATCTTGGGTATCGGATCAGGATGGTTCGAGCGGGACTACGACGAGTACGGATACGAGTTCGGGACTGCGGTATCTCGCCTTCATGATCTCGGGGAGGCGCTGCCGCTGATCGAGCAACGGTGGGAGAAGCTCAACCCGGCCCCGACGCGGAAGATCCCGGTGCTGATCGGAGGTGGGGGAGAGAAGGTGACGTTGCGGCTCACCGCCCGCCACGCCGACGTGTGGCACTTCTTCCCGAAAGATCCGGCGGCGATGGCGCACAAGATGGCCATTCTCGACGGATGGTGTGAGAAGGAGGGCCGCTCGCCTGATGCGATCGAGCGGAGCGCCGGTGTTCACCCTCACCTGCTCGACAAGGGCCTTGCCGAAGCCGATGAGTATGTCGATCTGGGTGTTCGGCAGTTCACCCTTGGTGTCGGCGGGCCGGACTTCGATCTGGCGGCCGTCCCCCGGTGGCTCGAGTGGAGAGACCGAACCAACGAGCGATTGGCCGGCTAGGACTCCTTCTCCTTTTCTCCGCAATGTAATGGCGCGTGGTGATGCACTGCATTGCTGAGAAAACAGGGGGCCACGCGATCGGGTAGGTTATCGCTCTACACATTCCAGGAGGATGGGTGTCGACCCCACACATTGCCGCACAACCGGGCGATATCGCCGAAGCGATTCTGCTGCCGGGTGATCCATTGCGGGCCGAATACATTGCAGATACCTTCCTGTCGCAGGCCAAGCGGGTCACGGCCATCCGGAACATGCTCGGATTCACGGGCGAGTACGAAGGGATGCCCGTCTCAGTCATGGGCACCGGAATGGGCATTCCCTCAGCCTCGATCTACGTATCAGAGCTGATCAATGAGTACGGCGTTCGGCGTCTCGTTCGAGTCGGATCCTGCGGAGGGATCGGAGCCGATGTGGCAGTCCGCGATGTCATCATCGCCCTGGGCGCATCAACCGACTCGGGTGTGAACCGCGCCAGATACGCCGGCTGGGACTACTCGGCAGTTGCGGACTTCGAGCTCGCGCGAACCGCGGTCCTGGCTGCCGGGCAAGCGGGGGTGCCCGTCCGGGTTGGAAATGTGCACTCGGCCGACCTGTTCTACAACCCGAATCCGCAGGCGTTCGACGTTATGGACAAGATGGGGGTGCTGGCCGTCGAGATGGAAGCTGCCGGGATCTATGGAGCGGCCTCAGAAGCACGGGCGCGAGCGCTCACGATCCTCACGGTTTCCGACCATGTCCGCACTGGAGTATCGACCAGTCCGGAAGAACGCGAACGCAGTTTCGATGACATGGTTCGCATTGCGCTGGCCGGGCTCCTGCTCGATGCCCAACCGGCTCGCTGAACCCGATCCGAAGGCCGTTGCGACCGGCCGTCGGACGGTTGGGGACCGGTTGCGGTTCGCGAAAATGACTACTCGACAGCACTCCCAACTCGTCGTACGATGAGGGTCTGATCGGGATACGTAGGCGGCTGACGAGCTGAAACAGAAAGGCTCTCACCGCCGGACCACGGCGATTGGTGAGTGGGCACCAGGCGGTGTTCACGAAAGGGAGGTCCCGGGATGCTGCGCAGCATTGCGGGGCCTCTCCGCGTGGGGACTCCCTCCGGCCGCCGTGCAGTCACTCAGCTTGTCTAGGCGGTCAGCGGCCGGTCGGATCGCCTACGGGCAGCGGCTGGACGAAGAGTCCCTCCGGAATCGGCGCTCCGACTCGGACGAGGGCAAGGTTCCAGGAGGGTGACGAACCCAGCGCCCACCGTAGCGTCGCAACGGTACCGCGCCCGACCAACCGCGACCCCGGGAGCCGGCGGACTCCCAGCATCCGGCGCAGCCGTAGTGGGATCGTGGCGACAGCTGCATTGAAGAGGAGTCGATATCCGGCTCTCTGCATCCTGGATAGCGGGGGGTGAACGAGGAAGGCAACCGTCTCTTGCATCCCCGGTGAAGGGGCAGCCTCGGGGTGGTTCGTGAGCCAGGACGACAACGAGGCGGCCTGGTCGGGGAGCGGGTCTGCGCGGAGCATCGATCCAACGGCCGTTTGCTCCGCTACGAAGGCATCGGCCTCGGCCGGAGAGAGGCGATCCCGTCCGAAGGTCTGGTAGGCGACGAGGAAGGAGTCGGTGAGGGCATTGTGAACCCACGCCGCGTATTCGGGGGTGCCCGCCGAATAGCGCCGACCTCTGGTGGAAGAGCCATGTACCGGACGGTGCGCAGTGCGGACGATTTCGATCGCCTGTTCAACCTCCGGATTTGCGCCGTAGCAGGTCGCCGTGACATAGGCAGAGGTCCGAGAGAGCCTGCCGAGAGGATCGGAACGGTAAGAGGAGTGATCGGCAACGCCGGCGACGACCTCGGGGTGGGCCGCCTGAATGAGCAACGCTCGAATGCCTCCGATGAACGCAGCAACGTCACCGACGACCCGCCACGTCACCGAGTCTGGTCCGAACAACCCGGGATCACCCCGATGCTCGAGGGTGGACGCCAGCGGATATCCGGCGTGACTGAATGGCCCGGTAACACCGGCGGTCAGCCGGGTCCGGATTGACTCGAAGAGGTGCGCGGCGGGTGACATGATCCTGTCAGCAGTGTTCCACGGCTGCTGCGCAACCGGGAATCCCGGCTGTCAGCCGGTGATGTGGGAGCGCGCCCACTCCATGGCTTCGATCTCAGAAGTGAAGATCTCGATCGGCCGTTTGGGCTCCGTGGCCAGGAACGCCTTCGCCATGGTCTGGCTGGCGCTCGAGCCCACGATGAGGGCGGTCGCCGACTCGGATGTCTCTTGTGTCGAGGCGCCGAACATCTGACGGGCGGCGCGTTCGGCATATCCAACGGCTCGCATGTCGACCACGGCGGGCGCAGGACGGCCATCGGTGAGCTCAAGGACGGCCGCCTGGACCGCGGCGGCGTCCTCCATCGTGATACTGAGGCCATGCTCGATGCGATGAACGAGCACGCCTTCGTCCGTCATCCACATCTCACCCAGCGGCGTCTGTACCCTATCCGGCATGGCTTGTCCCTCTCGGCCAAAACCAGACTGTAGCGACAATGGCACGAATTCTGGAAGATCGTCTCCAGAAAACCGGCCTCTGCCGATCCGGGCGGGGAGGTGCCGGGTAGGCTCGCGATCGTTCGTTTCGCAGGAGGGTTCATGGCCGGCTGCACAGGTGGTGAGATAGTCGCCAGGATGCTTGCTGCCGAAGGTGTCGACACGGTATTCGGGATCATCGACGGAACGTACTTCGGCCTCTACTCGAGATTAGAGCAGTTCGGCATCCGGCTGATTTCGCCCCGGCACGAAACCTCTGCGTTGCACATGGCCGGAGCATATGCCCGCCTGACCGGGAGCCTCGGGGTGGCCATCGCCTCCAACGGCCCTGGGGTAGCTAATGCGCTCCCGGGAGTTGCAGTTGAGAACGGTGAAGGCAATCGCGTGCTTCTCATCACCTCGTCCCGCCGCGAGGGAATCGGGTATCCGGATCGGGGCGGGGCGTTCCAATACTTCGATCAAGTGGCCGTCACAAAACCGATGTGCAAATGGGCGGGGGCCGTCCCGAACCGGGACCGGATTCCGGAGTTCATGCGCCGGGCGTTCAGAACAACATGGTCCGGCCGTCCAGGAGTCGTGCACGTCGATATCCCCGAGAGCGTGATGAACGGCAAAGGGAAGTTCGACCAGCGTGTAATCCGCTCTCCGGAGTCGTATCGCCGTGTCCACTCGATCGAACCCGACCCAGTCCACATCGAGCAGGCAGCCAGGATGCTCACTGAAGCCCGGGCACCGCTGATCCATGCAGGGACCGGTGTGATCCATGCCCGTGCCTACGATGGATTGCGGAGCCTGGCCGAGCAACTAGATGCCCCGGTAACAACGAGTTGGGGAGGCAGGGGGGCGCTCGAGGAAACACATCCACTGGCCATTCCGATGGTGCACCTCGACCTCTACCAGAAGCTGCGCAACAACGCCGACCTCGTCCTCGTCCTCGGATCGCGCCTCGGGGAGACGGATTGGTGGGGCAAGCCACCCTACTGGTCTGCCGATCAGCGGGTGATTCAGGTCGACATCGACGATTCATCCATCGGCGTCAACAAGCCCGTCGACCTGGCGATCCTGGGCGACATCGGGTGGTTCCTTCAGCGGGTCGGGGAGGAACTCGGATCCGCCATTGAACGGCAGCCGGACATCTGGACGGCAGATCGCGCGGCCGACCGGGCCAAACTCGACAAGCGGCTCGAAAAGACCGGGGACGGTGTGAACCCCGGTGCGGTACCCCGCATCGCCCAGCAGACATTGCCCGACGACACCGTATGGGTATTCGATGGGGGCAACACCACCGTCTGGTCGCATTTCTTCCATGAAACCAAGCACCCCAACTCGTTGGTGACAACCTTCAAGTTCGGGATGCTCGGAGCAGGCGTCGCCCAGGCTCTCGGGGCCCAGATCGCCTGCCCGGACAGAGTCGTGTGTTGCCTGATCGGTGACGGAGCAATGGGTTTTCATCCGCAAGAACTCGAGACGGCCGTCCGCAACCGGCTGCCCGTCATCTATGTGGTGTTCGTGGACCTCCAGTGGGGCATGGTCAAGATAAACCAGCAGTTCTCCCTGAAACCACTCAAGACGATCGTGCGCAAGTCGCTCGATGGGGACGAGACGATCAACGCTGACTTCTCTGAAATCCGGTTCGACGATCTCGCCCGCGCGATGGGAGCCCACGGCGAGCGGGTGTCCAGTATCGATGAGCTTGCACCTGCGCTCCAACGCTGCGTGGAGGCCGGGCTGCCCTCAGTCGTCCATGTCGACGTTGATCCCGTCACTCACATGTGGGCACCGGCCTTGCGGACCTTCAGAGACATGCACCAGGAACCGTCTGGTTAGGAGAAGTGGTGATCGATCAGGTTGAGCTGAACTTCAACGAGGCAACGCTGACGTTGCTGAACATCCTGATCGGCCTCATCATGTTCGGGGTGGCGCTCGATATCCGGTTGGAGGACTTCCGGCGCGTTGTGCGCGATCCACGAGGGCCGCTCATCGGGCTAGGGGCGCAGTTCCTCCTGCTCCCTGCGTTCACGTTCCTGTTGACCAGGATCATCGACCCGGCGCCGTCTATTGCACTCGGGATGATTCTCGTGGCTGCCTGCCCTGGGGGGAACTTCTCCAACTTCCTCGCCCATCATGCCGGTGCGAACGCGGCGCTCAGCGTCAGCATGACGGCGGTCTCGACCGCGCTCGCCGTCTTCATGACTCCCCTCAATCTGGCCTTCTGGGGCGGACTCAACGAAGGCACCGCCGCCATCCTGACCGCGGTCGACCTCGAACCTATCGACCTGCTACTCACCATTCTCCTCATTCTTGGAATTCCCCTGGTCGCCGGGATGTGGGTAGCAGCGCGTTTTCCGACCCTGACGGCCCGGCTACGCCGCCCGATGAAGGTTTTCTCCCTGGCCGCCTTCGGCCTCTTCATCGTCGGAGCGCTGGCGGCCAACTGGCAGCAGTTCATGGACCACATCGGCGCGGTGGTTATCGCCGTGTTCCTCCACAACGGCTTCGCGATCCTGCTCGGCTACTGGTCGGCCCGCGGCTTGAAGTCCCCGAGATACGATGCGCGGGCGATAGGGATCGAGGTCGGCATCCAGAACTCGGCGCTCGGGCTCATTCTCATCTTCACGTTCTT comes from Acidimicrobiia bacterium and encodes:
- a CDS encoding RNA methyltransferase — encoded protein: MAGFVEINDPADERLDDYRALRTSGRPTETDSGAFLCEGIRGVERLLDSDMVIRSVLVTSTKLDRLGSRLADRDVTVLVASQEVLNATVGFNIHRGVIASALRRPSMAVHDLLSGFGTVAALEGINDHENLGAIFRSALALGIDGVILDSACGDPYYRRVVRVSMGAAFTLPFARIVAPADLVDVLDGAAFASIALTPDPTALPIDRLVLAEGERPALLLGAEGDGLRRETLERATYRVRIPIREGVDSLNVGHAAAVAFHRFGSV
- a CDS encoding nitroreductase family protein; this encodes MRGAARSFFELMNRRRSIRTFSSDPVPRDLIELAVLAAGTAPSGAHQQPWTFVAVGDPDLKRRIRLAAEDEERTNYLEGRMPDDWKRDVARLGTSWQKLFLEGAPWLVVLFEQRYGLADDGSRTKHYYAKESVGIAAGLFITALHTMGLATLTHTPSPMAFLSRLLDRPVNERPFVLFPIGYPAEGSVVPRLDRKPLAEIMVECEA
- a CDS encoding phosphotransferase; this encodes MNPPERLERLLDSPVIDVQQPTGGHTRSWRGMVTTEAGTRVFVKAAADERTARSLRTEHSLYAALEADWLPVVWAWEDGPEPILILEDLSKAQWPPPWPAESSILFPTLTRIADTRVPFDLEAMPPLEVSPWSEITADPAKITGLGIVDLEWIARHGTRLIELSSKIDLSGDDLIHADLGAGNLCFTKRGPVIVDWEYVSRGNRYLDVATALLDMRACHAPTPHVLPQPAAWASVLAGLMGIHASRPPPDWAADGTELRRLQRQLAKVAVEWVAELEGW
- a CDS encoding ATP-dependent DNA ligase, producing MTLLLSDIVEVSSRVAATRRRTEKIAALVDLFSRAGEADVPIMVAMLSGAARQGKIGVGYRAVSSIRAEPAGTPTVTIVEVDQILTALKDRRGEGSQADRESLLTDLFGRCTAPEQDFLKRLLVGGVRQGALEGIMTDAVAAAAGVPAAAVRRALMMLPDLGRVATVALAGGAGDLAGIGLEVLRPIQPMLAKTAASATAAVQAEGLSSVEWKLDGVRIQVHRAGSVVRIYTRNLNDVTERLPDVADVVLGFGSEHFVLDGEVISLTAGNEPRAFVETMSRFGTEHRDGEEAPVVPFFFDVLHEGGQDLIDLPLSARQEVLDQVVPAAYRVTRVITDQEDRAERTLVEARAEGHEGIMVKRLDSSYEAGRRGATWLKVKPANTLDLVVLAVEWGSGRRQGWLSNIHLGAREAATGDFIMLGKTFKGMTDEMLEWQTGRFLELETHRDGHVVHVRPEQVVEIAFDGIQASSRYPGGMALRFARVKSYRHDKAAREADTVDTVRAIFEK
- a CDS encoding LLM class F420-dependent oxidoreductase; protein product: MSRVRIAVQIHPQQGSYAAIHDALKEAEDLGVDIAYNWDHFYPLYGDPDGQHFEAWTMLGAWAEQTERIEIGPLVTCNSYRNPQLLADMARTVDHISNGRLILGIGSGWFERDYDEYGYEFGTAVSRLHDLGEALPLIEQRWEKLNPAPTRKIPVLIGGGGEKVTLRLTARHADVWHFFPKDPAAMAHKMAILDGWCEKEGRSPDAIERSAGVHPHLLDKGLAEADEYVDLGVRQFTLGVGGPDFDLAAVPRWLEWRDRTNERLAG
- a CDS encoding VOC family protein — encoded protein: MSEPAPTPAGVIIWTESSRFATLANFYEHTLGLEPATRRPDHVSFEFGAFRLTIGVHDEVWGRATDPLRLMINLAVEDIAESFMRLQKLGVPFTRPPESESWGGRIATLSDPDGNTIQLLQLP
- a CDS encoding YceH family protein; this encodes MESLSPEEARVLGCLVEKERTTPEYYPLTVNALVAACNQKTNRQPVVEYDELTVERALRSLDSKGLIGLARSSGGRTTKYLHRAEDTYEIDDEQLAILAVLLLRGPQTPGELRGRTERYFEVAKTPEAIEVVLDDLMARAIPLAERLPRAAGQKENRYRTLLVEGFEESAQPAASPPTNSLVDRVTLLERQLRDLAKSLGIDLDDASTDGPDRASE